One genomic window of Benincasa hispida cultivar B227 unplaced genomic scaffold, ASM972705v1 Contig557, whole genome shotgun sequence includes the following:
- the LOC120069730 gene encoding beta-carotene hydroxylase 2, chloroplastic, which translates to MAAGLSAALVPKPLHLLLTSSHLSPKPRIPFLFPPSVFRNSRIQWKMRRRTLFTVCVLVEDQNSSGEVENLSDEVSPIIVPQIPSPHVSERLARKKSERFTYLVAAVMSSFGITSMAVMAVYYRFYWQMEGGEIPFSEMFGTFSLSVGAAVGMEFWARWAHRALWHSSLWHMHESHHKPREGPFELNDVFAIINAVPAIALLSYGFFHKGLVPGLCFGAGLGITVFGMAYMFVHDGLVHKRFPVGPIANVPYFRKVAAAHQLHHSDKFNGVPYGLFLGPKELEEVGGLEELEKEINRRIKWAAPKSIDGS; encoded by the exons ATGGCGGCCGGCCTCTCCGCCGCCTTAGTCCCCAAACCACTCCATCTCCTCCTTACTTCTTCCCATCTCTCCCCTAAACCTCGAATTCCGTTTCTGTTTCCACCTTCAGTCTTCCGGAACAGTAGAATCCAATGGAAGATGCGGAGAAGAACTCTGTTCACTGTCTGTGTACTCGTTGAAGATCAAAATAGTTCAGGCGAGGTTGAGAATCTCTCCGATGAAGTATCGCCGATTATAGTCCCTCAGATCCCGTCGCCTCATGTTTCAGAAAGATTGGCAAGGAAGAAATCGGAGCGTTTCACCTATCTTGTTGCTGCGGTTATGTCTAGTTTCGGAATTACCTCCATGGCTGTCATGGCGGTTTACTACCGATTTTACTGGCAAATGGAG GGCGGAGAGATTCCTTTCTCTGAAATGTTTGGtacattttctctctctgtTGGTGCCGCC GTTGGCATGGAGTTCTGGGCGAGATGGGCTCATAGGGCTCTCTGGCACTCTTCCTTATGGCATATGCACGAG TCGCACCATAAACCAAGAGAAGGACCCTTCGAATTGAACGATGTATTCGCCATTATCAACGCTGTGCCCGCCATAGCTCTTCTTTCGTACGGCTTCTTCCATAAAGGCCTTGTTCCTGGTCTCTGCTTCGGCGCT GGCCTTGGAATTACGGTCTTTGGGATGGCCTACATGTTCGTCCACGACGGTCTCGTTCACAAAAGATTCCCTGTGGGTCCCATTGCCAACGTCCCTTATTTTAGAAAGGTCGCTGCTGCTCACCAG CTTCACCATTCAGACAAGTTCAACGGTGTGCCATACGGGCTATTTTTGGGTCCGAAG GAATTAGAGGAAGTGGGAGGCCTAGAAGAATTGGAGAAGGAAATCAACAGAAGAATAAAATGGGCGGCCCCAAAATCAATAGACGGTTCTTGA